A genomic stretch from Maledivibacter sp. includes:
- a CDS encoding acyl-CoA dehydratase activase — protein sequence MYSLGMDIGYSSIKISLMNSDNEIECNKYILHKGRIKEVLKNTIEELLNNYNLKDIKFGAVTGSGSKFMVQTGKANFVNEVTAIVEGSINENRSIGSIIEIGGQSAKYITDFRKDDKSKIKISMNSNCSAGTGSFLEEQMSRLNLSLEDYSIYASKAKSIPRIAGRCSVFAKTDITHHYQEGVSTPDILLGLAYAVIRNYKGTVMKKLPMKKPVLFVGGVTHNQGIITALKDVLKLDDGELIVSKYLGNVAASGAAVIAKNENMKMDLGEILISLKEIEVYDEKDEDDISLPRLISYGKNDSLNKHICKPINNDKGRVDCYIGVDIGSTSTNLVLMNKDNEIIAYRYLKTLGNPIEAVRLGLKELDEELGDKVNIVGACTTGSGRYMIAKLIGADIIKDEITAQAKAAITIDSSVDTIFEIGGQDSKYISLKDGVVTDFQMNKICAAGTGSFIEEQAKKFNIPINDFGDITLNSDNPIRLGERCTVFIETSIAANLAKGAKIDDIASGLCYSIVKNYLDRVVGQKKIGNKIFFQGGVAYNQGVINAFRALVGDKLFIPPFFSITGAYGAAILAKEEMGLKKTLFKGFNIETKEEFIEKQSKIKSEIDNKTKFSKEVEDIVFKEYEGTIDNTKKTVGIPRSLFVFGMFPMFNAFFKELGLNVLLSDPTNEKIISLGQQYSLDEACYPVKLINGHVADLVEKKVDYIFFPDLYTVDHPGSMSRQNYGCAYMQLAFKVVNRAMELESKGIKLLSPSIAFSFGKDYMMESFRGLGVELGKTQQEIGKALQKGMQAILDFEERIEENGRKVIKGLRPDEKVFVLISKMYGVADPVLNMGIPDKLMNMGYQVIPFYNMPEGDISKEYPNMYWPFMQHVLEPIQLVKQHPNLYAIYLSHHGCGPDSVTSHYIRQEMDGKPYLHIEVDEHSSPVGVITRVEAFVNSLNSLGVEKADEMEAYLDRIDHKEVNIKNNLNELKADTKLYLPNIYPYSEVIKEILIKQGINTRVLPGTNRTSAELGRRHSITEEYFSLTALLGDVLKELEKSYSDEENIAFLIPRTEGAEVEGQYNRFLRTKLDEEGFKNVDFVAPFIEDFLYKDDGYVESMCLGLLAGDIIRIADKKYRKKHLESILDLIRNNNFEINSLKEIGKEVYKELKTINKKKRVLAIGEVMVLYNDFMNDFILSNLEDKDYRVVYSPFSEYLWLLWRDFGNQNKNEKTDRLLQKLDQFKDYINSISECLVDESPFEKELENLANIADETIGYYAGANGRYREAKVLGELDKIDGIITLASMYENTGIALNILHKGFEKANSKPILNLTFDGNKNENDETKIESFMYYI from the coding sequence TTGTATAGTTTGGGAATGGATATAGGATATTCATCGATTAAAATATCATTGATGAATAGTGATAATGAGATTGAATGCAATAAATATATATTGCATAAAGGAAGAATCAAAGAAGTTTTAAAAAATACTATTGAGGAATTACTTAATAATTATAATTTAAAGGATATAAAATTTGGGGCCGTAACAGGAAGTGGCAGCAAATTCATGGTTCAAACTGGTAAAGCCAACTTTGTAAATGAGGTAACAGCAATAGTGGAGGGAAGCATCAATGAGAACAGAAGTATTGGTTCAATTATTGAGATTGGCGGACAAAGTGCAAAATATATAACTGACTTTAGGAAAGATGATAAATCAAAAATCAAGATATCTATGAATTCCAATTGTTCTGCTGGTACTGGTTCATTTTTAGAGGAACAAATGTCCAGATTAAATTTAAGCTTAGAAGATTATTCTATCTATGCTAGTAAAGCTAAATCTATACCCAGAATAGCCGGAAGATGTAGCGTGTTTGCTAAGACAGATATTACCCATCATTATCAGGAAGGAGTTTCTACCCCGGATATTTTATTAGGGCTGGCCTATGCTGTGATTAGAAATTATAAAGGAACAGTTATGAAAAAACTGCCCATGAAAAAGCCCGTATTATTTGTGGGGGGTGTTACACATAATCAAGGGATTATAACGGCTTTAAAGGATGTACTTAAATTAGATGATGGAGAACTGATAGTATCAAAATATCTTGGGAATGTTGCGGCTTCTGGAGCGGCTGTAATTGCTAAAAATGAAAATATGAAAATGGACTTAGGTGAAATACTAATTAGCTTAAAGGAAATAGAAGTCTACGATGAAAAGGATGAAGATGATATAAGTTTGCCTAGACTAATATCCTATGGTAAAAATGATAGCTTAAATAAACATATTTGTAAGCCCATAAATAATGATAAAGGAAGAGTAGATTGCTATATAGGTGTTGATATAGGGTCCACAAGCACTAATTTGGTTCTTATGAATAAAGATAATGAAATAATTGCCTATAGATATTTAAAAACCCTTGGGAACCCTATTGAAGCAGTAAGATTAGGGCTAAAGGAGTTAGACGAAGAGCTTGGAGATAAAGTAAATATTGTTGGAGCGTGTACTACAGGATCTGGTAGATACATGATTGCTAAGCTTATTGGAGCTGATATTATCAAGGATGAAATTACTGCTCAGGCTAAGGCAGCGATCACTATAGACAGTAGTGTAGATACGATATTTGAAATCGGTGGTCAGGATTCTAAATATATAAGTCTTAAGGATGGAGTTGTAACAGATTTTCAGATGAATAAAATTTGTGCAGCCGGAACTGGATCATTTATTGAGGAACAGGCTAAAAAGTTTAATATACCAATAAATGATTTTGGGGATATAACCCTTAATAGTGATAACCCTATTAGATTAGGTGAGAGATGTACTGTGTTTATTGAAACGAGTATAGCAGCAAATTTAGCAAAGGGAGCTAAAATAGATGATATTGCCTCAGGACTTTGTTATTCAATAGTTAAGAATTATCTTGATAGGGTAGTTGGACAAAAGAAAATAGGAAATAAAATATTTTTCCAAGGGGGAGTTGCATATAATCAAGGTGTTATAAATGCTTTTAGGGCACTTGTTGGAGATAAGCTATTTATTCCCCCATTTTTTAGTATAACCGGTGCCTATGGGGCGGCAATTTTAGCAAAAGAAGAAATGGGCTTAAAGAAGACCCTATTTAAGGGTTTCAATATTGAAACCAAAGAGGAATTTATTGAAAAACAAAGTAAGATTAAATCCGAAATAGATAATAAAACAAAATTTAGTAAAGAGGTAGAAGATATAGTATTTAAAGAATATGAAGGAACCATAGATAATACTAAAAAAACCGTAGGAATACCAAGATCCTTATTTGTGTTCGGAATGTTTCCAATGTTTAATGCTTTTTTCAAAGAATTAGGTTTAAATGTATTATTATCTGACCCAACCAATGAAAAAATTATTTCATTAGGACAGCAATATTCCTTAGATGAAGCTTGTTACCCTGTTAAATTAATCAATGGGCATGTTGCAGATTTAGTTGAAAAAAAAGTGGATTATATATTCTTTCCAGATTTATATACTGTGGATCATCCTGGGTCAATGAGTAGGCAAAATTATGGATGTGCTTACATGCAGTTGGCATTTAAAGTGGTTAACAGGGCAATGGAATTAGAAAGTAAAGGGATAAAGTTATTATCACCGTCTATTGCTTTTAGCTTCGGTAAAGATTATATGATGGAAAGCTTTAGGGGTTTAGGAGTTGAACTTGGTAAGACCCAACAAGAAATTGGTAAGGCACTTCAAAAAGGAATGCAGGCTATTCTCGATTTTGAAGAAAGGATTGAAGAAAATGGAAGGAAAGTTATCAAAGGATTAAGACCAGATGAGAAGGTATTTGTTCTTATTTCCAAAATGTATGGAGTAGCTGATCCCGTATTGAATATGGGAATACCTGATAAGCTTATGAATATGGGATATCAGGTAATACCCTTTTATAATATGCCAGAGGGAGATATATCTAAGGAATATCCTAATATGTATTGGCCTTTTATGCAGCATGTATTAGAACCAATACAGCTTGTCAAGCAGCATCCAAATTTATATGCTATTTATCTTTCCCATCATGGCTGTGGACCCGATTCAGTGACCTCCCATTATATTAGACAGGAAATGGATGGAAAGCCATATTTGCATATTGAAGTTGATGAACATTCTTCCCCTGTTGGAGTTATTACTAGGGTTGAAGCATTTGTTAATAGTTTAAATAGTCTAGGGGTTGAAAAAGCAGATGAAATGGAAGCTTATTTAGATAGAATTGATCATAAAGAAGTAAATATAAAAAATAACTTAAATGAATTAAAAGCTGATACTAAGCTTTATTTACCAAATATATATCCTTATTCAGAAGTTATTAAAGAGATACTCATTAAGCAAGGGATAAATACTAGGGTTTTACCTGGTACCAATAGAACTTCTGCCGAGTTAGGAAGAAGACATTCAATAACTGAAGAATATTTTTCTCTAACAGCTTTATTGGGGGATGTCTTAAAGGAACTTGAGAAGTCTTACAGTGATGAAGAGAATATTGCTTTCTTGATTCCAAGAACAGAAGGAGCAGAAGTAGAGGGACAATATAATCGTTTCCTTAGGACTAAATTAGATGAAGAAGGATTTAAAAATGTAGATTTTGTGGCTCCCTTTATAGAAGACTTTCTATACAAAGATGATGGGTATGTGGAATCAATGTGCCTAGGATTATTAGCAGGGGATATTATTAGAATTGCAGATAAAAAATATAGGAAAAAACATCTAGAATCAATACTTGATTTAATTAGAAATAATAACTTTGAAATAAATAGCTTAAAAGAAATAGGCAAAGAAGTATACAAAGAATTAAAAACCATAAACAAGAAGAAAAGAGTTTTAGCCATAGGTGAGGTTATGGTTTTATATAACGACTTTATGAATGATTTCATCCTTAGTAATCTTGAAGATAAAGATTATAGAGTAGTCTATAGTCCTTTTAGTGAATATCTATGGCTACTTTGGAGGGACTTTGGAAATCAAAATAAGAATGAAAAAACAGACAGATTGCTACAGAAACTGGATCAATTTAAGGATTATATAAATTCTATATCTGAATGCTTGGTAGATGAAAGTCCCTTTGAAAAAGAACTTGAAAATCTTGCAAATATCGCAGATGAGACAATTGGATATTATGCCGGGGCAAACGGAAGATATAGAGAAGCTAAAGTGCTAGGTGAATTAGATAAAATTGACGGAATTATAACCTTAGCTTCTATGTATGAAAATACAGGTATAGCATTAAATATACTGCACAAAGGATTTGAAAAGGCGAATTCTAAACCAATCCTTAATTTAACCTTTGATGGAAACAAGAACGAAAATGATGAAACAAAGATAGAATCTTTCATGTACTATATATAG
- a CDS encoding Crp/Fnr family transcriptional regulator, with protein sequence MNRYMNVLCDCPLFKGKERDEIKEILSLSKYKIVNYKKNDFIFRADQPPSYIGIILEGSIEVQNNLESGKFFNVLYKRKGEVFGGALLFSDIPMYRFDIIAKTRCEILLFHQECVLDVLFKDSIIAYNMLHLFSKSVLLLNKKIELFSHSSIQQKIAYSLLYNAKLNDNDTVHLTYSKRDWAEHLNVSRSSLSRELKKLTDDGTIEINSKTIRILKRDVLESILGNI encoded by the coding sequence ATGAATAGATACATGAATGTATTATGTGATTGTCCATTATTCAAGGGAAAAGAACGTGATGAAATTAAGGAAATTTTATCCCTAAGCAAATATAAGATAGTTAATTACAAGAAAAATGATTTTATATTTAGGGCTGACCAGCCTCCTAGTTATATAGGAATTATTTTAGAAGGCAGTATAGAAGTACAAAACAATCTTGAATCTGGAAAGTTTTTTAATGTTCTTTATAAGAGAAAGGGAGAAGTCTTCGGAGGAGCATTACTTTTTTCTGATATCCCTATGTATAGGTTTGATATAATTGCAAAAACCCGGTGTGAAATCCTGTTGTTCCATCAGGAATGCGTATTAGACGTGCTATTTAAGGACAGTATTATTGCTTATAATATGTTGCATTTATTTTCCAAAAGTGTGCTACTATTAAATAAAAAAATAGAATTATTTTCCCATTCCTCAATACAACAAAAAATAGCCTACTCTTTGTTATACAATGCTAAGCTTAATGATAACGATACTGTTCATCTAACCTACTCAAAAAGGGATTGGGCTGAACATTTAAACGTATCCCGTTCTTCTCTTTCTAGGGAATTGAAAAAGCTTACTGATGATGGAACTATTGAAATAAATAGTAAGACCATAAGGATTTTAAAAAGGGATGTTTTAGAATCCATATTAGGTAATATATAG
- a CDS encoding ABC transporter substrate-binding protein, which translates to MKNFKICITFLIIGLIVFSFGGCNGESKTSGDMPKGEESIKVVDCAGREVEIGSNVEKIVDLTTVDGVRTLIELEAEEFIVGISNKSHQMFNSKGASGKNYIIVSQAAPELKDISNVGDIKEPNIEMIMSLKPDVIFIDSFAKNSAEDIQRQTNIPVVCVGSYGSFNYEMFTMLGKIVGKEERANELVEFTKNKVELVTNITNKIPEDKRKSLFYWSHPFAGNAPKTNGNYEAFQLAGGKNVAGEGDVIPKGVYEVTKEQIVAWDPEFIFLHSPFKEDFEGWRSVDDVKEDEVIKGTKAVAKGNVYALKGELGGWDIATEVTEVFYIAKILYPQEFQNLDVEKEGDEILKRFYGIDGLYTDMSEKIKLYQWK; encoded by the coding sequence ATGAAAAATTTTAAAATTTGTATTACCTTTTTAATAATAGGGCTTATTGTTTTTAGTTTTGGAGGCTGTAATGGAGAAAGTAAAACAAGTGGAGACATGCCTAAAGGAGAAGAATCCATCAAGGTTGTAGATTGTGCAGGAAGAGAAGTTGAAATAGGGAGCAATGTAGAGAAAATAGTTGACTTAACAACCGTAGATGGTGTACGTACTTTAATTGAATTAGAGGCAGAAGAATTTATAGTAGGTATCAGTAATAAGAGCCACCAGATGTTTAATTCAAAGGGAGCTTCTGGAAAAAATTATATAATTGTATCACAAGCTGCACCGGAATTGAAGGATATATCAAATGTAGGTGATATTAAGGAGCCTAATATTGAGATGATCATGTCCTTGAAACCAGATGTTATATTCATAGACAGTTTTGCAAAAAATTCTGCTGAAGATATTCAAAGGCAAACTAATATTCCCGTGGTGTGCGTAGGTAGCTATGGAAGTTTTAATTATGAAATGTTTACGATGCTTGGAAAAATTGTAGGCAAGGAAGAAAGAGCCAATGAATTAGTGGAGTTTACGAAAAATAAAGTTGAATTAGTAACCAATATCACAAATAAAATACCAGAGGATAAAAGGAAAAGCTTATTTTACTGGAGCCATCCCTTTGCTGGTAATGCTCCTAAAACAAACGGCAATTACGAAGCATTTCAGCTAGCAGGAGGAAAAAATGTTGCAGGGGAGGGCGATGTGATACCCAAGGGTGTTTATGAGGTTACCAAGGAACAAATAGTAGCTTGGGATCCAGAGTTTATATTTTTACATTCACCTTTTAAGGAGGATTTCGAAGGGTGGCGTTCTGTAGATGATGTTAAAGAGGATGAAGTCATTAAAGGAACTAAAGCAGTTGCGAAGGGTAACGTCTATGCTTTGAAGGGAGAATTAGGTGGATGGGATATAGCCACTGAAGTTACAGAGGTATTCTATATTGCAAAGATATTGTATCCTCAAGAATTTCAAAATTTAGATGTGGAAAAGGAAGGAGATGAAATTCTTAAAAGGTTTTATGGTATAGATGGATTATATACTGATATGAGCGAGAAAATTAAACTCTATCAATGGAAATAG
- a CDS encoding L-2-amino-thiazoline-4-carboxylic acid hydrolase encodes MNIKKAEKHLRGAKKIIEEHVGKEKREVFISETLVQYKNIEPHGIKYTQSLNKSNFDSGVLGLSIYRTLIGHFNFEQNKAICILTDILKIVKSNEIEGFFLSRFIISKVGKMNILKRIMEKSMYSLNEPNGWEIKKCECDAYLAFDICQCGLYNWLKEQGAEEICTAFCEIDYVTAQYMEGLKLVRTKTIANGDKICDFRYVKNS; translated from the coding sequence ATGAACATAAAAAAAGCAGAAAAGCATCTTAGAGGTGCAAAAAAAATTATTGAAGAGCATGTTGGAAAAGAAAAAAGAGAAGTATTTATAAGTGAAACCCTAGTTCAGTATAAAAATATTGAGCCCCATGGAATAAAATATACACAGTCATTAAATAAGAGTAATTTTGATAGTGGTGTACTAGGTTTATCTATTTATAGAACACTTATAGGGCATTTTAATTTCGAACAAAACAAAGCAATTTGTATTCTGACAGACATTTTAAAAATTGTAAAAAGTAATGAGATAGAAGGATTTTTTTTAAGCCGCTTTATTATATCAAAGGTAGGAAAAATGAATATTTTGAAAAGAATCATGGAAAAAAGCATGTATTCACTCAATGAACCTAATGGTTGGGAAATTAAGAAATGTGAATGTGATGCATATTTAGCCTTTGATATTTGCCAGTGTGGTTTATATAACTGGTTAAAGGAACAGGGGGCAGAAGAGATTTGTACTGCATTTTGTGAAATAGACTATGTTACTGCACAGTATATGGAGGGACTAAAGCTTGTTAGAACGAAGACAATTGCAAATGGAGATAAGATTTGTGATTTTAGGTATGTAAAGAATAGCTGA
- a CDS encoding iron ABC transporter permease — translation MSERNIILNPKQKLHNQSVLVDYNKHNTKKLLVIVILVAVTILFSLFAVTIGPSDMTMQDSYQVIAHKVLPNLVDAPKESIERTVWFVRVPRLLTGLLVGFSLAVAGSVMQPVLRNPMASPFTLGISSGAGFGAALAIIFGKSIGSGSYYVVANAFLFSLLTSFIILLLSKKKGTTPEIMILIGIALSHLFTAGTTVMQYFAESWATSEVVFWMVGSLSKGTWGTLKYIFPVVLVCVPFLIIKSWDLNSIGAGDDAAKSLGVDVERTRIILMIVAALITSTTICFTGTIGFVGLLAPHITRMIIGGDNRFIVPVSGIVGALLLSVSDTLAMNIISPVVIPIGVMTSFMGVPLFIYLIIKMRRNFN, via the coding sequence ATGAGTGAAAGAAACATAATACTTAATCCGAAGCAAAAACTTCATAACCAAAGTGTCTTGGTTGACTATAATAAACACAACACAAAGAAACTATTGGTTATTGTTATCCTAGTAGCTGTGACTATTCTGTTTAGTTTATTTGCCGTTACAATAGGGCCTTCAGATATGACAATGCAGGATTCATATCAAGTTATAGCACATAAAGTATTACCCAACTTAGTTGATGCCCCAAAGGAATCCATAGAAAGAACAGTATGGTTTGTTCGTGTTCCTAGATTGCTGACGGGTCTGCTTGTGGGCTTTAGCTTGGCAGTAGCCGGTTCTGTTATGCAACCTGTATTAAGAAATCCCATGGCTAGTCCTTTTACACTGGGAATATCGTCGGGGGCAGGCTTTGGAGCAGCCCTTGCAATTATTTTCGGGAAAAGCATTGGGAGTGGTTCCTACTATGTGGTAGCGAATGCATTTCTTTTTTCACTGCTTACATCGTTTATAATCTTATTATTATCAAAGAAAAAAGGGACCACACCAGAAATAATGATTCTTATAGGGATAGCACTTTCCCATCTATTTACGGCAGGAACTACTGTTATGCAATATTTCGCTGAGTCGTGGGCAACCTCTGAGGTAGTGTTCTGGATGGTGGGTAGTCTTTCAAAGGGCACATGGGGAACACTAAAATACATATTTCCTGTAGTTCTTGTATGTGTACCTTTTTTGATCATAAAATCATGGGATTTAAATTCCATAGGGGCTGGAGATGATGCAGCAAAAAGTTTAGGAGTTGATGTTGAAAGGACTAGAATTATTCTAATGATTGTTGCTGCACTTATAACTTCTACAACCATTTGCTTTACAGGAACAATAGGGTTTGTTGGACTTTTAGCTCCCCATATTACACGTATGATTATTGGAGGAGATAATCGATTTATAGTGCCGGTATCGGGAATTGTTGGAGCATTATTATTGTCTGTATCGGATACTTTAGCGATGAATATTATCTCGCCGGTGGTAATACCTATTGGGGTTATGACATCCTTTATGGGAGTTCCCTTATTTATATATTTGATTATTAAGATGAGGAGGAATTTTAATTGA
- a CDS encoding ABC transporter ATP-binding protein → MTVYINGLEFSYAREKILKGINLNILPGEHVCILGPNGAGKSTLIKCMDGLLKPQKGDIRIDGRSIGDMKREEIAKKLGYVPQSSTNLFTLKVFDMVLLGRRPHTTWRSSENDKRKVLNALELLNIEHLAMKNFNEISGGQQQKVIIARAIAQETDILLLDEATSNLDIRHQLEVMDIIRRLVDELGISAVMIVHDLNIAARYSDKIIIMNEGEIAAYGTPEEVLTEENISSVYGVEICIGDIKEKPYVVPLKAKYA, encoded by the coding sequence TTGACAGTATATATAAATGGGTTAGAGTTTAGTTATGCAAGGGAAAAAATTTTAAAGGGCATAAATCTTAATATTTTGCCAGGGGAACATGTTTGTATTTTGGGACCAAATGGAGCTGGAAAATCTACATTAATTAAATGTATGGATGGTCTTTTAAAGCCCCAAAAAGGTGATATTAGGATTGATGGTAGAAGCATAGGAGATATGAAAAGGGAAGAAATAGCTAAAAAGCTAGGATATGTTCCACAATCTTCCACAAATCTTTTCACTTTAAAGGTCTTTGATATGGTACTTCTTGGAAGGCGACCTCATACTACTTGGAGGAGTAGTGAAAATGACAAAAGAAAAGTTCTAAATGCCTTAGAATTACTAAATATTGAACACCTAGCAATGAAAAATTTTAATGAAATAAGTGGGGGGCAGCAGCAAAAGGTTATAATTGCAAGAGCCATTGCCCAAGAAACCGATATTCTTTTATTGGATGAAGCAACAAGTAATCTGGACATAAGACATCAATTAGAAGTTATGGATATAATCAGAAGACTTGTAGATGAATTAGGAATTTCTGCGGTAATGATAGTTCATGATTTAAATATTGCAGCCCGTTATTCCGACAAAATAATTATTATGAATGAAGGGGAAATAGCTGCCTACGGCACGCCGGAGGAGGTACTAACGGAAGAAAATATTTCTTCCGTCTATGGAGTTGAAATATGCATAGGTGATATAAAAGAGAAGCCATATGTTGTACCTTTAAAAGCTAAATATGCATAA
- a CDS encoding ABC transporter ATP-binding protein — protein MEGLTKKYGQKVAVKNLDLGVNRGEILAIVGPSGCGKSTLLSCVAGLVKPELGDIKIDNDLVFSKQKRQFMLPEERQVGMVFQNYALWPHKTVYDNIAYPLKIRKLRKKDIKIEVAGMLEKIRLEGKENSYPHELSGGEQQRVALARALVMKPKVLLLDEPLSSLDAKLREKIQDEIKELQRDTGITIIHVTHDQREAMGMADRIAVMRDGQLIQLGTPKEIYENPKTEFVANFVGKTNIVTGIVEVDKDKKKIVFLGKDIARDIDIDMNIGQRILLSIRPENIALSKEFGILKGIVKGVNFRGNIIEYNILIDSKKLIAQTNAHTIYKRGDMVGVTFNKVNIVK, from the coding sequence ATTGAGGGACTAACAAAAAAATATGGTCAGAAAGTAGCTGTAAAAAACCTAGATTTGGGAGTCAATAGGGGCGAAATATTAGCAATCGTTGGACCTAGCGGGTGTGGTAAAAGTACTTTGCTTTCATGTGTTGCAGGACTCGTAAAGCCTGAGCTTGGAGATATAAAAATTGATAATGATTTAGTATTTTCAAAACAAAAAAGACAGTTTATGTTACCAGAAGAAAGACAAGTGGGTATGGTTTTTCAAAATTATGCCCTATGGCCCCATAAAACTGTCTATGATAATATTGCTTATCCCCTCAAAATTAGAAAACTTAGGAAGAAGGATATAAAAATAGAAGTAGCTGGGATGCTTGAAAAAATAAGGTTAGAGGGAAAAGAAAATAGTTATCCCCACGAGTTAAGTGGTGGGGAGCAGCAAAGAGTGGCTTTAGCAAGGGCATTGGTAATGAAACCCAAGGTGCTATTGCTAGATGAACCCCTATCCAGCCTAGATGCTAAATTGAGGGAGAAAATACAAGATGAAATCAAGGAACTTCAAAGGGATACAGGAATAACGATCATACATGTTACCCATGACCAAAGGGAAGCCATGGGAATGGCCGATAGAATAGCTGTAATGAGAGATGGGCAGCTTATTCAGTTAGGAACCCCAAAGGAAATATATGAGAATCCTAAAACCGAGTTTGTAGCTAACTTTGTGGGTAAAACCAATATCGTTACTGGAATTGTAGAAGTAGATAAAGATAAAAAAAAGATCGTTTTTTTAGGTAAAGATATTGCAAGAGATATAGACATAGATATGAATATAGGTCAAAGGATATTACTATCTATTAGACCGGAAAATATAGCTTTAAGCAAGGAATTTGGTATATTAAAGGGAATAGTCAAAGGTGTGAATTTTAGAGGAAATATTATTGAATATAATATTCTAATTGATAGTAAAAAATTAATTGCCCAAACCAATGCCCATACAATATATAAAAGGGGAGATATGGTGGGAGTCACATTTAATAAAGTAAATATAGTAAAATAA